The segment GCCGAGATCAACAAGGCCCAGGGCGAGGCGGCAGCCATCGGCGCGGTGGCCGAAGCCACCGCCGAGGCCATCCGCAAGATCGCCGCGGCCATCGAGCAGCCCGGCGGCCAGCAGGCCGTTCAGCTCAAGGTGGCGGAGAAGGCCGTGGACGCCTACGCCCAGCTCGCCCAGAAGAACAACACCATGATCGTGCCGGGCCATATGGGCGAGGTCAGCGGCCTGATCGGCACCGCCATGGCCCTGATGAAGGGCCACAAGGCAGGCTGAACGGCCAGATCAGGCAGGCTGAACGGCCAGATCAGGCCTCCTGGCCTTCAGGCCGCCTGGCGCCAGCCTTCGCGCCGGTAGTCGGCCAGCTCGGCGATGCTGAGCAGCGGCAGGCCGTGACGCTCGGCAAAGTCCAGCACCTGCTGGCCGCGCGCCATCGTGCCATCGGCGTTCATCAGTTCGCACAGCACCGCAGCCCCCGACAGGCCGGCCATCAGGGCCAGATCCACCGAGCCCTCGGTATGACCGCGCCGCGCCAGCACGCCGCCGGGCTGGGCACGCAGCGGGAAGACGTGGCCGGGCCGGGCCAGGTCCTCGGGCCGTGCATCCGGCGCGATCGCGGCACGCACCGTGGTCAGCCGGTCGGCCGCACTGACCCCCGTGCTCACGCCCTGCGCCGCCTCGATGCTCACCGTGAAGGCCGTGCCGTAGCGGCTCTGGTTCTGCCCCACCATGGGCGGCAGCGCCAGGCGCTGCACCATGGCGTCCTGCAGGCACAGACAGACGATGCCGCTGCACTCGCGGATCAGCAGGGCCATCGAGGCCTCGCTCAGGCGCTCGGCCGCGAGGATGAGATCGGCCTCGTCCTCGCGGTCGTTGTCGTCGGTCAGCACGACCGGCCGGCCCTCGCGCATGGCCAGCAGGGCCGCGGCCAGACGAGCCGGCATGCGCAGGATTTCCTGCTCGCCGCAGGCCTGAGCCTCGGCATGAGTGGTGGGAAAAGTGGAAATTGCGGTAATGGCAGACATGTTGAAACGCTCCTCGCGTTGGAGAGAAGACATTTCAGGGCGCGCAGACAACGCTCACGCCGCGACCCCAGGTGCCGGAGCACCACGCCGCGACGCCAGCGCGTCAGCACATCTTCTTCCATCCGGACTGTGACCGTCGGCTCCGGCATCGCACCGGATCTGCTGACCCTTCCTTGCGGAAGGCGCTCGCGGGCTCCCGGATCGCTCCGGATACCGCCGGTGGGGAGTTTCACCCCGCCCTGAAGACGTGTGCCGGCCTTTCGACCGGCGCGCGCATGCTACCCCAGGGCCGGTTCACAATTTTTCTCACGGAATTTCCTGGGCGCCCCTAAAAACTGCGCTATGATGGCGGGCTTCGGAGAGGTGGATGAGCGGTTTAAGTCGCACGCCTGGAAAGCGTGTGTGGGTTAATAGCCCACCGCGGGTTCGAATCCCGCCCTCTCCGCCAAAATTAAACCCAAGTGATTGATTTCACTTGGGTTTTTTCTTTTTCTGGTCGCCGTTCCACCATCCCGTCTACCGTCCCCCAAACGGTGCTTCCAGGTGGCGGGCCCTTGAAATCAAGGGCATGGGCGGTGCGCTGGCAACGGGCCTTCAGCCACCAGCAGCGAGGGCCAACCGCTGCTTCCGGGCCCAGCAGGCTCCGGAATGCAGGGGCTTTTCCTCACCAGACATAGCGCAGCGCAACACTGCCGGCTCGCGTGCGGGTGTTTCGTCCGTACTCTCCCTGCAGATTGGCCTCCACGGCCAGTGATGGGCTCAGGCGCAGTTCGGCCTGGCCGGACAGGGTGGCCAGGTCGGGCGTGGGCATCAGGCCGCCGACGCTGAAGGGCCGACCGTTGAGAGTCTTGAAGGCCGCATACATGCGGTGCTCGCTCCAGGCCTCGTGGGCCCAACCCAGGCGGCCCCTCAGCTTCAGCGAGGCGCCGCGTTGCAGCATGATCTGCCCCTCGACGGCGCTGCCCAGTTCGCTGCGCAGCTGAGTGAACGCGCTGCGCTGATAGCTCAGGGCCAGGTGGGGCTGGGCCGCCCCCTCCTCGTCATGCGCCTGGATGGTGAAGTGCTGAAGGTGCAAGGCCGCAAAGGGGACGATGCGCCATCCGGGCGAGTTGATGCGCAGGCCTGTCTCGGCCCGCGCTCCCCAGGCCTGTGTGCGCATCTGGGCCCGGTAATTGGCGCCCGTCAGATCAAATCGACGTTCGGTATCCAGCACCTGGCGTGAATGCGTCAGCGAACCCGTGAGGTACAGGCGGCCCCAGCGGCTGTCCGCCTCACGCAACGCATAGGCGCCGAGCTGAACGCCCGGCCCGCGCGCCTGGTAACCGTGGGACATTTCCAGGCGGGAGCGGTTGCTCGACAGTGCGGCCCCCACCAAGGTGTCGGCGTCGAGCGAGGTTTCCAGCCCGAAGGCCAGGCCGCCCAGCTGGGCATTGATATCCGAGGTGCCGGCGCCATCGTAGCTGGCGCTATGGCGTTCACCCAGCAGCTGGACCCAGGCTTGCTGTGCCGGCCGCCCCGATGACGGTGCGCCAGGCAGGGCGCCCGCGCGATCCGTCAGCAGCCGCCCGAACAAGGTGCTCAACCGAGTTCCCACCGTCGCCACCGTGGTGGCGCCGGCGCCGCTGAGCTCCCAGTAAACCTGGTGCAGCGCCTCCGGGGTTGGGAGGGCCACCAGGCGGGCGGTCAGCTCGCGGAAGTTCTCGCGTGATTCCGTCTGGACGGCGGCCAGCAGGTCGCCCAGGCGCTGCACGTCCTCGTTCATGCCCTCGGGGCTGAAGTCGGCATGCATGCTGAAGCCCAGCTTGCCATCCTGGGGGTGCAGGCGGAAGTCGAGGATGGCCGTGTCGGTCACGGACAAACCGCTGGCATCCAGCCCACCGCCCGCGCTGAAGACGGTGCCCAGCGAATGGGTGCCCGGCGTGATCAGGTGCGCCGTCTGCAGAACGGGTTGCAAGCGGCCCTTCAGGCTTGCGTTGCCCGTCACGTGCAACTGATCGGCCACCCCGGTGGTGTGGTCCATCCGCAGCGCCAGGATGCCGCTGTCCCCTTGAATCAGGTGGCCGTCGATGCGCGTGGCGGCACCGGCCTCGCCACCATGCATGATCGTGCCGTCATTGCGCAGCGTGCCTGTGCCCCCCAGGTTGAGCGCACCGCCGTGCAGCATGCTGGCGCTGCTGTGGTTGTGCACCTCGTTGCGCGCGCCCTCGGTGAGATGAAGGTTGCCAAGCAGCACACCGTGGTTGTGAATGGTGATGTCACCTCCGGTGGTCTGCACGGCGCGACCGGCGTGCCCGTCGGCACTGCCCACCTGCCCCCGGTTGTGCAACTCGTTGATGGGGCCTTCGAAGTACATGGCGGCGACGCCGCTGCCGCCCACCAAAGTTGCGCCCTCGCCGACCTCGACAACCGGGTCGGTCGAGGATGAGCCCCACAAGGCGTGCGCGCCTTGGCCCGAGGCCGTCACCTTCACACCGGTGGCGTAGTTCACCTTCACATCGCCGCTCTTGCCGGAACCGCCTTTGTAGGTGGTGGTCTGAGTTCCGCTGGCGACGATGCCGCCGCCACCGGCGATCGACTGCGCCACGATGGCGTGAGCGCCATCTCCGCTGGTGCTGATGTCCGCAAACACATTGACGGTCACAGCCCCGGCGTCTCCACTGCCCTTGTTGTAGGTCACGTTCAGGGCATTGCCCACGCCGATCACGGCGCCGCCACCGCCGCCCACGCTCTGGGCCAGGATGCCGTAGGCATTCACACCCGAGGTGCGGATGGGGGCGTAGCTGTTGACCTCCACCGTGCCGCCATGGCCGCCGCTGCCGCCCGCGCCGAGGGTGGCGCTGCTGCTGGCATAGGCCAGGCCGCCGCCATTGCCCACGCTCTGCGCGACGATGCCGATCGAGCCGGCCCCCGTGGTGCTGATGGCTGCGCGGTTGTTCACGAGCACGGCCGGCTTGGACCGCTGATCCTCGCCCGGGTAGGCGGGGCTGCCGGGCCGGCCGCCCAGCTTGGCGTCGCTGGCCAGCGCGAGACTCAAACCACCACCGCCGCTGACCGTCTGGGCCACCAGGGCCGGCGCCATATCGCCCCGGGTGCTGATGCTGCCGCCGTCCAGTTGGGCCGTCACGAGGCCGCTGAACTTCCAATCGTTCTTGCCAGTGGCCGTCGAGCCCAGGTTCATGGTGCCGCTGAAGCCCTGGCCCAAACGTCCCGCCGCCAGGGCCACGCCGCCGCCATTGGACACGCTCTGCACGACCAGGCCCGCCGAGTGCAGGCCGCTGGTGCTGATCGCGGGGCTGCCGCTGACGCTGGCGTCAAACGCCCGGCTGCCGCTGCCGGTCTGGCCCAGCTGGCCGCTCAGGGTGGCATTGGTGCTGGCCGCACTGCCCGGCGCCGCCACCGTCGGCGCCACCCAGGAGAACATGCCGCCACCACCCGCCACGCTTTGGGCCAGCACACCCAGGCTGCCCGCATCGGCGGTGCTGATGGCTCGCGAACCCAGGGCCACCCGCGCGGTGCCGCCGTCACTGCTGCCGCCGGTGCCGCCGAGCTGGAAGCTCAGGTCCACCCGGCTGGCCTGGGTCAGGTTGGTGTGGGCAAAGTAGCCGCCGCCGCCGCCAATGCTCTGCGCCACCAGGGCGGGCGCATTCATGCCGCTGGTGCTCCAGGGCTGCGAGCCTTTGGAGGCATCCACGCTGACCGCCGCGCCGGTGGACACATCCGTGCTGCTGGCCATGCTCAGCTTGTGGGTGACACTGCCAGTGGCCCAGTAATGGTCACCGACCAGACCGCCACCGGCCCCGATGCTTTGGGCCACCAGGCCGGCAGACCCGTTGCCCTGGGTGCTGATGGCCTGGGCGGTCCAGACGGTCACGTCGCTGCCGATGGCGCCGCTGCTGCGCAAGCTGGTCTGCACGGGGTTCTCCGGGCTCAGCACCAGGCCACCACCACCCCCAATGCTCTGCGCCACCAGGCCATGGCTCAGGGGGCCACGGGTGCTGACGCTGCCAAAGAGCGCCACATCGCCGCTGCACTGACCGGCGCTGTCCAGCCCATTGCACAGGCGCACCACGCCGCCGTTGGCAAAGCCCGGCGCGCCACCCAGGCCGACCGAGCCGAAGGAGGTCGACAGACCACCGCCGCCGCCGATGCTCTGGGCCACGAGGCCCAAGGCCCCCATGCCGCCGGTCTCCACCGCGGCGCTGCTGGACAGCAGCACGCGAGCGCCCGCCTTGGCTTGCCCACCGCCCAGCACCGTGCCGCTGGCCCGGCTGAGGTTGAGCCCGCCGCCACCGCCAATGCTCTGCGCCACCGCCGCATGCGCCAGGTTGCCGGATGTGCTGACCCGTTGGCCCAGCGCCAGCTCCACCGTACCGCCCGCGCCGCCTTTGCCGCCGCTGCCACCCAGGTTCACGCTACCGAAGAAGGCGCTGCCCTCGCTGGACGAGGTGGCCGCAGCCCCCACGCCGCCGCCGCCGCCCACGCTCTGGGCCAGAAGGCCCACGGCCAGGTGCCCCGCGGTGCTCACCGTCTGGTCGGACAGCAGCCGCGTGCTGCCGCCATCGCCGCCGTCACCGCCACTGCCACCCAGCTGGCTGCTGATCGAGACGCTGCCCAGGCTGCCAGATTGATGCCAGGCGGCCGCGCCGCCGACCCCGCCGCCGCCGCCGATGCTTTGCGCCATCACCCCGAAGGCGGCCAGGCCCTGCGTGCTGACGCTGGAATTGCTCTGACGCAGATCCAGGGTCACCGCGCCGCCGTTGCCCCCGGCGCCGCCTGCGCCGCCCAGGTTGAGTCCCAGGGTGTAGCTGCTGCCGCTGGCGGTGCTGCTGCCTTGGCTGCTGCCGCCCACGCCGCCGCCGCCGCCGATGCTCTGGGCCATCAGCGCGGTCGCGAAATGCCCCTGGGTGGCCAGGGTCGCCGTGCCGGTGGTGCTGACGCTGACCGTGCCCCCCTGGCCGCCGCCGCTGCTGCCACTTTGCCCACCCAGCGCGAGGCTGACCGACTTGGTGTTGTCGCCGCCTGTGCTGCTGCTGGCGCTGCCCCCGCTGCCGCCGCCGCCGCCAATGCTTTGCACCAGCAGGCCGCGGGCCGCTTCGGCCTCGGTCTTGATGCTGCCGGCGAACAAGGTCACCGTGACATCGCCGCCTTTGCCAGAGGCACCGCCCTGGCCACCCAGGGCGAGGGCTGCCGAGACCTGGCCGGTTGAAGCGCTGCTGGACGCAGCACCGCCGGTGCCGCCGCCGCCGCCGATGCTCTGGGCCACCAGGCCATCCGCGCCCCAGCCGCTGGTGCTGATGCTGCCGCCGCTGTTGACCTTGACCGTGCCGCCATCTTGTCCGCTGCCCGCCTTGCCGCCCAAGGCCAGGCTGGTGTTGCTGTTGCCGGCATCGGCGCTGGTGGCACTGGTGCTGCCCGCCACGCCACCGCCGCCGCCCACGCTCTGGGCCATGAGGCCCTGGGACAGCAGGCCACGGGTTTGCAGTTGGGCGCTGCTGGCCAGGTCCACCGACACATTGCCGCCCCGGCCACCGCTGCCGCCGCTGGCGCCCAGCGCCAGG is part of the Shinella sp. XGS7 genome and harbors:
- the ribB gene encoding 3,4-dihydroxy-2-butanone-4-phosphate synthase → MSAITAISTFPTTHAEAQACGEQEILRMPARLAAALLAMREGRPVVLTDDNDREDEADLILAAERLSEASMALLIRECSGIVCLCLQDAMVQRLALPPMVGQNQSRYGTAFTVSIEAAQGVSTGVSAADRLTTVRAAIAPDARPEDLARPGHVFPLRAQPGGVLARRGHTEGSVDLALMAGLSGAAVLCELMNADGTMARGQQVLDFAERHGLPLLSIAELADYRREGWRQAA